A section of the Macadamia integrifolia cultivar HAES 741 unplaced genomic scaffold, SCU_Mint_v3 scaffold_94A, whole genome shotgun sequence genome encodes:
- the LOC122071771 gene encoding uncharacterized protein LOC122071771: MAFRTQSCWRSLYRSFTTSTGSKTKSYGPVVDSGETHRAKKKGLKGDFVPVYVVLGMIGVSVSLGLYTATHQLKHSPNVLVSKKKREMLPELEDPDHVVEEADKFLDKSLFRKVAHIQDSDRVQVTPDPIRGDTYSRPRKVETLKTIGAEASHR, encoded by the exons ATGGCTTTCAGAACACAG AGCTGCTGGAGATCTCTGTACCGATCGTTCACGACTTCAACAGGTTCAAAAACGAAATCCTACGGGCCAGTTGTGGATTCGGGTGAAACCCACAGGGCGAAAAAGAAGGGTCTGAAGGGGGACTTTGTGCCGGTTTATGTGGTACTGGGTATGATAGGGGTTTCGGTTTCGCTTGGGTTGTACACGGCGACCCACCAGCTGAAGCATTCCCCGAATGTTTTGGTGagtaagaagaagagggagatgtTACCGGAGCTGGAAGATCCGGATCATGTGGTGGAGGAAGCTGATAAATTCCTCGATAAGTCTTTATTCAGGAAGGTCGCTCATATCCAGGACTCCGATCGGGTTCAGGTGACACCCGATCCAATACGGGGCGACACATATTCACG TCCTCGCAAAGTGGAAACTTTGAAGACTATTGGTGCGGAAGCAAGTCATCGCTGA